CTACCGTACACAAACCGGAAAAATAGTTTTTGAAGGAAATGAAATTCATCGGCTACGTCCTCAAGAGATTGTACGTCAAGGCTTGTCGCGTACTTTTCAAAACATAAGACTTTTTTCAGATATGCGTGTTTTGGAAAATGTACTGACCGGAACACATATTCATACTGATTACAGGTTGTTTCAGTCAACTTTGAAAAGTAAGAAGTTTAGGCATATAGAAGCTGATAATATCAAGAAATGTTTGGAATTGTTGTATGAATTGAATCTATATAACAAAAAAGATGAATATGCCGGATCTTTGCCATATGGCGATCAAAGAAAAGTTGAAATAGCCAGAGCTTTAGCAACGGGTGCAAGAGTGCTATTACTGGATGAGCCTGCAGCTGGCATGAATCCCCAAGAGTCGGCAGAACTGTTAGCATTTATAAGGAAATTGAAATCATTGGGCATCACTGT
This is a stretch of genomic DNA from Mageeibacillus indolicus UPII9-5. It encodes these proteins:
- a CDS encoding ABC transporter ATP-binding protein; its protein translation is MKEAVLDVQSISIAFGGIKAVTNLSFKVEKGQIVSLIGPNGAGKTTVFNLLTGVYRTQTGKIVFEGNEIHRLRPQEIVRQGLSRTFQNIRLFSDMRVLENVLTGTHIHTDYRLFQSTLKSKKFRHIEADNIKKCLELLYELNLYNKKDEYAGSLPYGDQRKVEIARALATGARVLLLDEPAAGMNPQESAELLAFIRKLKSLGITVVLIEHDMQVVMNVSDYLYVLENGCLIAEGNAKQVSTDKKVISAYLGGEVYA